The bacterium genome contains a region encoding:
- a CDS encoding glycosyltransferase: MIDLSVIIVSYNVSSYLDQALITLEDSTKGVQYEVFVVDNASSDDSVAMVRKKHPKAKLIVNTDNAGFAKANNQALKQAAGRYVLLLNPDTVLGHDTITTMIDFLDSHPDAGAAGCKVINPDGSLQLACRRGFPTPGVAFFKMVGLSTIFPKSKTFGAYNLTYLDPDTLSEVDALSGSFMMMRKETLDKVGYLDEDFFMYGEDLDICYRIKKAGWKIYYVPWTEIIHFKGESTKTVPTLKSIHVFYNAMMIFVGKHYSNRPGIVFPRWLLIAGIYSGMAWMYIMNLLKNTRQPFTDLLLLNISLILGLVMRFGISFEDAPDYSNLQWLSIFLVYSVLYMTTFYFVGLYHRYRFSSERALSGVFIGFLFNIFIVNFINQYNFSRIASFYCWGFNSIFISGWRFLREEYYQREPGIGYRRVLVVGAVADAVKLRTFFKSGKFASYDVVGCVETTPGAIRGREVDGLHVLGLVSELCEILKQYAVDTVIMAGSSLPYSKILSICSRFGTLKRPEFKFVPELPDENITGDAGTAITMIDILPGGMYSNKRSSRQ; this comes from the coding sequence ATGATCGACCTCTCCGTGATTATTGTGAGCTACAATGTTTCGTCCTATCTCGATCAGGCGCTTATCACGCTCGAGGATTCGACAAAGGGTGTGCAGTATGAAGTTTTTGTGGTAGACAATGCATCCTCGGACGACAGCGTTGCCATGGTGAGGAAGAAGCACCCGAAGGCGAAACTCATTGTGAACACGGATAATGCCGGGTTTGCAAAAGCAAATAATCAGGCGCTGAAGCAGGCCGCCGGGCGTTATGTTCTTCTGTTGAATCCCGATACGGTGCTCGGGCATGATACCATAACGACCATGATCGATTTTCTCGATAGCCATCCCGATGCGGGAGCCGCAGGCTGCAAAGTGATCAACCCCGATGGCTCGCTCCAGCTTGCCTGCAGGAGAGGATTCCCGACGCCCGGCGTCGCATTCTTCAAGATGGTGGGACTTTCCACGATTTTCCCCAAATCAAAGACATTCGGGGCATACAATCTGACCTATCTCGATCCCGACACACTCTCCGAGGTCGATGCGCTTTCGGGATCGTTCATGATGATGCGAAAAGAGACGCTCGACAAAGTCGGTTACCTCGATGAGGATTTCTTCATGTACGGAGAGGACCTCGATATCTGCTACCGTATCAAAAAAGCCGGCTGGAAAATATATTATGTGCCCTGGACGGAGATCATTCATTTCAAGGGCGAAAGCACCAAAACGGTGCCGACCCTTAAGAGTATCCATGTGTTTTATAATGCCATGATGATATTTGTCGGCAAGCACTATTCGAACCGGCCGGGAATCGTTTTCCCCCGGTGGCTGCTCATTGCCGGGATTTATTCGGGAATGGCATGGATGTATATCATGAATCTCCTGAAAAATACCCGTCAGCCGTTCACCGACTTGCTTCTTCTCAATATTTCCCTTATACTTGGTTTAGTCATGCGGTTCGGCATTTCGTTCGAAGATGCTCCGGATTATTCGAATCTTCAGTGGCTGAGCATTTTTCTTGTATACTCGGTCCTGTATATGACGACATTCTATTTTGTCGGTTTGTACCACCGGTACCGTTTCAGTTCCGAACGTGCTCTTTCCGGAGTATTTATAGGGTTTCTGTTCAATATTTTTATTGTAAATTTTATTAACCAATACAATTTTTCCCGTATCGCATCGTTTTACTGCTGGGGTTTCAATTCGATATTCATTTCCGGCTGGCGTTTTTTGCGTGAAGAATACTATCAGCGGGAACCGGGAATAGGGTATCGACGTGTATTAGTAGTCGGAGCTGTTGCCGACGCTGTGAAACTCAGGACATTTTTCAAAAGCGGGAAGTTTGCGTCGTACGATGTTGTGGGATGTGTGGAAACGACTCCCGGTGCAATACGAGGCCGTGAGGTCGATGGTCTCCATGTATTGGGGCTCGTAAGCGAGCTCTGTGAAATTCTGAAACAATATGCGGTGGATACTGTGATTATGGCGGGTTCCAGCCTGCCCTATTCAAAGATATTGAGTATATGCAGCAGATTCGGTACGTTGAAACGGCCTGAATTCAAGTTTGTTCCCGAACTGCCCGATGAAAATATCACGGGAGATGCGGGAACGGCGATTACCATGATAGATATTCTCCCCGGCGGGATGTACAGCAATAAAAGGAGCTCCAGACAATGA
- a CDS encoding polyprenol monophosphomannose synthase — translation MKALIIIPTYNEKENISEITRAVLDMPYDFEVLVVDDNSPDGTGGIADRLAEENGRIHVLHRAVKQGLGPAYIAGFRWGLDHGYALLFEMDADFSHRPEYLHDFMKAIEDADLVLGSRYISGVNVVNWPLTRLLISYFANRYSMLVTGMPVRDATGGFKCYRREVLESIDLDKVRSTGYAFQIEMSMRAMVRGFRIREIPIIFYDRTKGSSKMSFGIAREAAFMVWKLRFLKLMGKL, via the coding sequence ATGAAAGCGCTGATCATTATTCCGACATACAATGAAAAAGAAAACATATCGGAGATTACCAGGGCTGTCCTCGATATGCCGTACGATTTCGAAGTGCTTGTGGTCGATGACAATTCTCCGGACGGCACCGGCGGGATAGCCGACAGGCTCGCGGAGGAGAACGGGCGGATCCATGTGCTCCACCGCGCGGTCAAACAGGGGCTTGGTCCGGCATATATAGCTGGTTTCAGGTGGGGGCTTGACCACGGATATGCCCTTTTATTCGAAATGGATGCGGATTTTTCCCACAGGCCCGAATATCTCCATGATTTCATGAAAGCGATCGAGGATGCCGATCTCGTGCTCGGTTCACGGTATATTTCGGGAGTCAATGTTGTGAACTGGCCGCTCACACGGCTTCTGATTTCCTATTTTGCCAACCGTTATTCGATGCTTGTCACCGGAATGCCGGTCCGTGATGCGACCGGGGGGTTCAAGTGTTACCGCCGGGAGGTTCTCGAATCAATAGACCTCGACAAGGTCAGGAGCACGGGATACGCATTCCAGATCGAGATGTCAATGCGCGCCATGGTACGGGGATTCAGAATCAGGGAAATCCCGATCATATTTTATGACCGTACGAAGGGCAGCTCGAAAATGTCTTTCGGCATTGCCCGTGAGGCGGCTTTCATGGTATGGAAACTCAGATTCCTGAAATTGATGGGTAAACTATGA
- a CDS encoding mechanosensitive ion channel family protein, translating into MRTYRMFMCLVLLTALPVIHGRHVTAQTVQDSVSAAQDTVTQKTGDTIRDTIEQTRPKIAWSVNVAKILWSVIIFFIALIALKYVTIVLEAFAEHRTNLRLLIKRVIPIIRIIGWTFVIYVIIFEIFAPPIETLVAVTASAGIAIGFASQDILKNIFGGITILLDRPFQVGDKIQVGEHYGEVVQIGMRSVRVVTPDDSLVTIPNSNIVNQSVSNANSGEFNCQVVSEFYLPPGIDLVKLKKIAYRAAAVSQYVYLNKPIVIIIKNEVYQGRSLLKVRLKAYVLDLRYEFPFASEMTEIVMSELLKQKLVTVSDLAFGGCYNVSA; encoded by the coding sequence ATGCGTACATATCGTATGTTTATGTGTCTGGTGCTGCTGACGGCGCTTCCTGTCATTCATGGCCGGCATGTAACAGCCCAGACTGTTCAGGATTCAGTCTCGGCGGCTCAGGATACCGTCACGCAGAAGACAGGCGACACTATCCGGGATACAATCGAACAAACCAGACCGAAAATTGCATGGAGCGTCAACGTTGCCAAGATTCTATGGTCGGTAATCATATTTTTCATTGCTCTCATAGCTCTTAAATATGTAACCATTGTGCTGGAAGCTTTTGCGGAACACCGGACGAACCTGCGATTGCTGATAAAACGGGTGATACCCATTATTCGTATAATCGGGTGGACTTTTGTTATTTATGTTATTATTTTTGAGATATTTGCTCCACCGATTGAAACCCTTGTCGCTGTGACTGCATCCGCCGGAATAGCGATCGGTTTTGCGTCGCAGGATATACTCAAGAATATTTTCGGCGGGATCACGATACTTCTGGACAGACCGTTTCAGGTCGGGGACAAAATCCAGGTCGGCGAGCATTATGGCGAAGTAGTCCAGATAGGGATGAGAAGTGTTCGCGTTGTAACGCCCGATGATTCGCTTGTTACGATCCCCAACAGCAATATTGTCAACCAGTCGGTTTCAAATGCCAATTCGGGAGAATTCAACTGTCAGGTGGTGTCGGAATTTTATCTTCCTCCCGGAATCGACCTGGTGAAACTGAAAAAAATTGCGTACCGGGCGGCGGCTGTCTCGCAGTATGTGTACCTGAACAAACCCATCGTCATCATCATTAAAAACGAGGTTTATCAGGGAAGGTCGCTCCTGAAAGTACGGCTGAAAGCATATGTACTCGATCTCCGGTATGAGTTTCCCTTTGCGAGCGAGATGACGGAAATTGTCATGAGCGAGTTATTGAAACAGAAGCTGGTAACCGTATCGGACCTCGCTTTCGGAGGGTGCTACAACGTTTCAGCATGA
- a CDS encoding ATP-binding protein, whose amino-acid sequence METMVIIEKILPIAETAIRQSSELITRFHRRLLTGYLAITEAVYDRLVEKTEDRNYISFSRREYESLLENMLVWIDSIGDLLGDFTDEKLWGDWEKRFYEFLSEYPEHVTIIITDDFWLPKEGDTTYILLGKRYKRFLIWCGRAGVSMRNTIGKVLGKNPREPLIPRRSFNLHNFLRYRLEIPISHAITDEWQHRYNQIATQLARIHDSGESVKNSFLQVKDFQTLCADSDKDENSARLQQFHNHILLVKSMVEEIDVYEGGTGERQSDSLARIVREFGDKWGKAGTFALPDIDFDLKKFQQRRNMRGEEIAETGRAWKHHFDAEKDEWLKDIELSLFQVKAVITCSETNSLVEKSVTENILPRLKEIDLSTADSLEKFNLAVDSEKSVLGEKIVSESKTLIRQLREERIPALVDSINKAGIDAVFQDYIDQIRKLQDLIADTHILLLRRDLENMPPVSDTDEVPIKNLVREEIIVPLVGNHQVFSVRIHDRLERLINTVSGIDQIVEFNLSSALTLLNEGAAEETSENARGLVIEGLERTRLQLVDFEKSFIELSGDIRKDLMEMTLDLNNKIQELEDSTRIFDLKIRLARAKTRENVRHLSKTAWKRAESSVRQAIPYVMRYVRKIRTSYFRLRKMTGLTVPAISIDEKLARYLTESRQKISQLPYVYQRLFSLAPLLDSRFFAARDDEMALIRSDFALWRDGKSTSMAVVGEGGSGKTTLLNFAESDIFIGIPLVKINLTQTIYREADLLDTLKSAFNAPDVQTMEELESQLVKNNSQLICVMENVHQLFLRTVEGFDAIERFLLFVSVTQSTIFWVVTFSMYGWQYLEKVLNISKYFSRVLVLGVQTKEEMTAIIVKRHQLSGYKLVYEPPEAVQQSRKFRKLATEEERQAYLEDQLFRQLTEMSAGNIRTAILFWLMAIKEVTKDRFVLSPSIEFEHTFIYQLPSVELFTLAAVIQHEIINTHEHSVVFHQDIKDSLMILNRMFNRSLLQKNQDGYYFIHPFMYRPVVKALKSKNML is encoded by the coding sequence ATGGAAACCATGGTAATTATCGAAAAGATTCTCCCGATTGCCGAGACAGCCATACGGCAATCGAGTGAACTGATTACACGGTTTCATCGTCGGCTGCTGACGGGTTATCTGGCGATTACGGAAGCAGTATATGATCGTCTGGTCGAGAAAACCGAGGATAGAAATTATATTTCTTTTTCCAGGCGGGAATACGAATCTCTGCTGGAAAACATGCTTGTCTGGATTGACTCGATCGGAGATCTTCTCGGGGATTTCACCGATGAAAAACTATGGGGTGACTGGGAAAAGCGATTCTACGAGTTTCTGTCGGAATACCCGGAACATGTAACCATTATTATTACAGACGACTTCTGGCTCCCGAAAGAAGGAGACACCACTTATATACTGCTGGGTAAACGGTACAAACGGTTTCTGATATGGTGTGGACGGGCAGGTGTCAGCATGCGAAACACCATCGGAAAAGTGCTCGGTAAAAACCCCCGCGAGCCTTTGATCCCGAGACGGAGTTTCAATCTCCACAATTTTTTGAGATACCGGCTCGAAATCCCGATTTCGCACGCTATCACGGATGAATGGCAGCACCGGTATAACCAGATTGCCACGCAACTTGCCCGAATCCATGATTCAGGTGAATCGGTAAAAAACAGTTTCCTTCAGGTGAAAGATTTTCAAACGTTGTGCGCGGACAGTGACAAGGACGAAAACAGCGCTCGATTGCAGCAGTTCCACAACCACATACTGCTTGTCAAATCCATGGTTGAAGAAATCGATGTATACGAGGGGGGTACAGGCGAACGCCAATCGGACAGCCTTGCTCGAATCGTCCGGGAATTCGGTGACAAATGGGGCAAAGCCGGGACATTTGCTTTGCCTGATATTGATTTTGATCTTAAAAAATTCCAGCAGCGCAGGAATATGAGAGGGGAAGAAATCGCAGAAACCGGGAGGGCATGGAAACATCATTTCGATGCGGAAAAAGATGAATGGCTCAAGGACATCGAATTATCTCTTTTCCAGGTGAAAGCGGTCATCACCTGCAGCGAAACCAATTCCCTCGTGGAGAAAAGCGTTACTGAAAACATCCTTCCCCGCCTCAAAGAGATCGATCTGAGTACAGCCGATTCCCTCGAAAAATTCAATCTGGCGGTTGATAGTGAAAAATCCGTTCTCGGTGAAAAAATAGTATCCGAAAGTAAAACCCTTATCCGCCAGTTGCGCGAGGAGAGGATACCCGCTCTCGTCGATTCGATTAACAAAGCCGGTATCGATGCAGTGTTTCAAGACTATATCGACCAGATCCGTAAATTACAGGATTTGATCGCCGATACCCACATACTCCTCCTCCGCCGTGACCTTGAGAATATGCCCCCCGTATCCGATACCGATGAAGTACCCATAAAAAACCTGGTTCGTGAAGAAATCATTGTTCCGCTGGTCGGGAATCATCAGGTTTTTTCCGTCCGGATTCACGATCGTCTTGAACGCCTCATTAACACCGTTTCCGGAATCGATCAGATAGTCGAATTCAATCTCAGTTCCGCTCTCACGCTCCTCAATGAAGGCGCTGCAGAGGAAACCTCTGAAAATGCCCGCGGACTCGTGATCGAAGGGCTGGAACGGACACGGCTGCAGCTTGTGGATTTTGAAAAGTCTTTTATTGAATTATCCGGTGATATCCGTAAAGACCTCATGGAAATGACCCTCGATCTGAACAACAAGATTCAGGAACTGGAAGACAGCACCAGGATATTCGATCTGAAAATACGTCTTGCTCGTGCAAAAACCCGTGAAAATGTGCGGCATCTGTCGAAAACCGCATGGAAAAGAGCAGAATCGTCCGTTCGGCAAGCGATTCCATATGTCATGAGATATGTGCGGAAAATCCGGACGAGCTATTTCCGGTTGAGAAAAATGACCGGATTGACAGTACCTGCGATCAGCATCGATGAAAAACTTGCCCGCTACCTTACCGAATCACGTCAGAAAATATCCCAGCTTCCCTATGTCTATCAGCGTCTTTTCAGCCTGGCGCCGCTGCTGGACAGCCGTTTTTTCGCGGCGCGTGATGACGAAATGGCTCTTATCAGGAGCGATTTTGCCCTGTGGAGGGATGGGAAAAGCACATCGATGGCGGTGGTTGGCGAGGGCGGCAGCGGAAAAACCACCCTCCTGAATTTTGCCGAATCCGATATTTTCATCGGTATTCCTCTTGTTAAAATCAATCTGACTCAAACCATATACCGGGAAGCCGATCTGCTCGATACTCTGAAATCCGCCTTTAACGCCCCGGATGTTCAAACCATGGAAGAGCTGGAATCGCAGCTTGTGAAAAACAATTCACAATTGATATGTGTCATGGAAAATGTTCATCAGCTGTTTCTGAGAACGGTTGAAGGATTCGATGCAATCGAGCGGTTTCTTCTGTTTGTTTCCGTAACGCAGAGCACCATATTCTGGGTGGTCACGTTTTCCATGTACGGATGGCAGTATCTCGAAAAGGTGTTGAATATATCCAAGTATTTCAGCCGTGTTCTCGTGCTCGGCGTCCAGACAAAAGAAGAAATGACCGCAATAATTGTAAAACGTCACCAGCTGAGCGGATATAAATTAGTGTATGAACCTCCCGAAGCGGTTCAGCAGTCACGTAAATTCCGGAAGCTTGCCACCGAAGAGGAACGTCAGGCATATCTCGAGGATCAGCTTTTCAGACAGCTCACCGAGATGTCCGCTGGTAATATCCGGACAGCCATACTTTTCTGGCTTATGGCAATAAAAGAAGTGACGAAGGACAGGTTCGTGCTTTCACCGAGCATCGAATTCGAGCATACCTTCATCTACCAGCTTCCCTCGGTTGAGCTTTTTACCCTTGCGGCTGTCATACAGCATGAAATCATCAATACTCATGAGCATTCAGTGGTTTTTCACCAGGACATCAAAGATAGTCTGATGATTCTGAACAGAATGTTCAACAGGAGTCTGTTACAGAAAAACCAGGACGGTTATTATTTTATTCATCCCTTTATGTACCGTCCTGTTGTTAAGGCATTAAAGTCGAAAAATATGCTTTGA